One Oenanthe melanoleuca isolate GR-GAL-2019-014 chromosome 3, OMel1.0, whole genome shotgun sequence DNA segment encodes these proteins:
- the LOC130250519 gene encoding acrosin-like — translation MNGLGLLVLLTVPGLAHGLWDNCGWTCGLRAPPPVYRPMTYSYGNVSYGMTRIVGGANALPGSWPWMVSIQHPRIRDLKHLCGGSLIGHQWVLTAAHCFDIIFDPNLLYVVIGATQLTKPGREAQVRHVKQVLIHSYYNSNNMKYDIAILELDHPVQCSQYIQLACVPDAQLRVSELQNCWIAGWGSIAEGDRKASDHLQEAKVRLINVKLCNSSHWYSGRIHTHHLCAGYPEGKIDSCQGDSGGPLMCQEKYSDYWWVIGITSFGRGCARAKKPGVYTSTQHFYEWILYLMNLSPDESLFPTSGACSHYLTTSHPWSHYFTTPQPPQKPWPRPTPSLKPGPVPGTLGKVNFCPFPIKILVEFFTRVKKLLQQIFAQSIS, via the exons ATGAATGGGCTCGGCCTCCTCGTCCTGCTCACCGTGCCTGGGCTGGCACACGGCTTATGGGACAACTGTGG ATGGACCTGCGGGCTCCGAGCTCCGCCACCTGTCTACAGACCCATGACTTATTCCTATGGCAATGTGTCTTACGGCATGACACGCATCGTGGGTGGTGCAAATGCCCTGCCAGGGTCCTGGCCATGGATGGTCAGCATCCAACATCCCAGGATACGAGACCTGAAGCATCTGTGTGGAGGGTCCCTCATTGGCCACCAGTGGGTCCTCACAGCAGCTCACTGCTTCGACATCATTTT TGATCCCAACCTGCTGTATGTGGTGATTGGAGCCACTCAGTTGACTAAGCCAGGCCGTGAGGCACAAGTGCGCCATGTCAAGCAGGTGCTGATACACTCTTACTACAATTCGAATAACATGAAGTATGATATTGCCATTCTGGAATTGGACCATCCTGTCCAGTGCAGCCAATACATCCAGCTGGCCTGTGTGCCCGATGCCCAACTGAGAGTGTCAGAGCTGCAAAACTGCTGGATTGCTGGCTGGGGTTCCATTGCTGAGGGAG ATAGAAAAGCGAGTGATCACCTGCAGGAAGCCAAGGTCCGGCTCATCAATGTCAAGCTCTGCAACAGTAGCCACTGGTACTCAGGGAGAATCCACACCCACCACTTGTGCGCTGGTTACCCAGAGGGCAAAATCGACTCCTGCCAG ggtgacagCGGTGGTCCTCTCATGTGCCAAGAGAAATACAGTGACTACTGGTGGGTCATTGGAATAACCAGCTTTGgaagaggctgtgccagggcaaaGAAGCCTGGAGTCTACACCTCCACTCAGCACTTCTATGAATGGATCCTGTACCTGATGAACCTGAGCCCAGATGAAAGTTTGTTTCCAACTTCAGGGGCATGTAGTCATTATCTGACCACTTCACACCCATGGAGTCATTATTTTACCACCCCACAACCCCCTCAGAAGCCATGGCCAAGACCAACCCCCTCTCTGAAACCAGGGCCAGTACCAGGAACATTGGGCAAAGTTAACTTCTGCCCATTTCCTATCAAGATTCTGGTGGAATTCTTTACTCGAGTGAAGAAACTCCTCCAGCAGATCTTTGCACAAAGCATATCttga